One Leishmania infantum JPCM5 genome chromosome 26 genomic window carries:
- a CDS encoding putative glutathione peroxidase-like protein — protein sequence MLRLPPFRRAAAAAQASSIYDFKVNGSDHQPYDLGQHKGHPLLIYNVASKCGFTKGGYETATTLYNKYKHLGFTVLAFPCNQFAGQEPGTEEEVKEFACTRFKAEFPIMEKVCVNGEHEHPLYHYLKSKCKGILGTTFVKWNFTAFLVDKDGHPVCRFAPGATVSEIEKKLLPLLQAAASSKI from the coding sequence ATGCTGCGCTTGCCACCTtttcgccgcgccgccgctgcagcacaggcGTCCTCTATCTACGATTTCAAGGTCAACGGCAGCGACCACCAGCCATACGACCTTGGCCAGCACAAGGGCCATCCGCTTCTCATCTACAACGTAGCCAGCAAGTGCGGCTTCACCAAGGGCGGCTACGAGACAGCCACGACGCTATACAACAAGTACAAGCATCTCGGCTTCACGGTACTGGCGTTCCCGTGCAACCAGTTCGCCGGTCAGGAACCTGgaacagaggaggaggtgaaggagtTCGCCTGCACGCGTTTCAAGGCTGAGTTCCCCATTATGGAGAAGGTCTGTGTCAACGGCGAGCACGAGCACCCGCTGTACCACTACTTGAAGAGCAAGTGCAAGGGTATCCTCGGCACGACGTTTGTGAAGTGGAACTTCACGGCGTTCCTGGTGGACAAGGACGGCCATCCCGTGTGCCGCTTCGCGCCCGGTGCGACGGTGTCCGAAATCGAGAAGAAGTTGCTGCCGCTACTGCAGGCTGCGGCCTCGTCAAAGATCTGA